The Lutibacter profundi region TGAGGATTTACGTGCTGATAGACAACCAGAATTTACTCAAATTGACTGTGAAATGGCTTTTGTTGAGCAAGAAGATATTTTAAATACTTTTGAAGGTTTAACACGTCATTTACTGAAAGAAATAAATGGTGTTGAGGTTGCTAAATTTCCAAGAATGACCTACGATGAAGCGATGAAAAAATATGGGAACGACAAACCCGATATTAGATTTGGAATGGAGTTTGGTGAGTTAAACGAAGTAACTCAACACAAAGATTTTGGTATATTTAACAATGCTGAATTGGTTGTTGGAATAGCTGTACCGGGAGGAAATAAATTCACAAGAAAAGAAATTGACAACTTAATTAAATGGATAAAACGCCCTCAAGTTGGTGCTTTAGGAATGATTTATGCTCGCTGTAATGAAGATGGCACTTTTAAATCATCGGTCGATAAATTTTACAATCAAGAAGATTTGGCTGAATGGGCTAAAATTACAGGTGCAAAAGCAGGTGATTTAATTTGTGTTTTATCTGGAGATATTGATAAAGTTCGCACACAATTAAGTGCTTTACGTATGGAATTAGCGGAACGTTTAGGATTGCGTAACCCAAAAGAATTTGCACCATTATGGGTGGTTGATTTTCCATTGTTAGAATGGGATGAAGAAACAAAACGTTACCACGCAATGCACCATCCGTTTACATCTCCGAAACCTGAAGATATGGCTTTGTTAGATACTGACCCTGGGAAAGTACGTGCCAATGCGTATGATATGGTGTTGAATGGAAATGAAATTGGTGGTGGCTCTATACGTATTCACGATAAAGAAACACAAGCTTTAATGTTCAATCATTTAGGGTTTACACCTGAACAGGCTAAAGAACAATTTGGATTTTTAATGAATGCTTTTGAATATGGTGCGCCTCCACACGGCGGACTAGCATTTGGATTGGATAGGTTAGTTGCTATTTTAGGCGGACAAGAAACCATACGTGATTTTATTGCTTTCCCAAAAAACAATAGCGGTCGTGATGTTATGATTGATGCTCCTTCAAAAATTGATGATGAACAATTAAAAGAGTTACATTTGAAAATAAATTTGTAAAGAATATTTCTAATTATGGGAACTAAAGTCCATAAAAAATTAAATGAACTAGCAGCAACAGCAATTTGTGGTAATGATATTAGTTCTTCTGTATTGTATGTTTCAGCTTTGGCTATAGCATTTGCTGGTCAATATGCTTGGATTACATTACTTATTGTATCATTAGTGTTGTTTTTATTTCGAAAAATTTATGGAGAAGTTGTTGGTGCATTACCTTTAAATGGAGGAGCATACAATGCCTTACTAAATACTACAAGTAAAGGTATGGCGTCTTTTGCTGCTGCATTAACATTACTTTCCTATATGGCTACAGCTGTAATTTCGGCAAATGAAGCCATTCACTATTTACACCATTTAATTCCATCTATGCCAATAATTATTGCAACAATTGTATTGCTTGCTATATTTGCATCTCTTACTATTGGTGGAATAACCGAATCTGCCAAGGTAGCTATAGGGATTTTCTTATTTCACTTATCATCATTGGTAATTTTAAGTGCATTTATTATTTATTATTTAAGTAACAATGGAATTGGATTATTTCTAGAGAATTGGCACTTTTCAGGAAATGGAGGTAGTATTTCCAATGCTATCTTTTTTGGTTTTGCAGCCTCAATGTTAGGCGTGTCTGGGTTTGAAAGTTCTGCTAATTTTGTTGAAGAGCAACAAAAAGGTGTTTTCCCAAAAACATTAAAAAATATGTGGTCTATAGTAAGCATTATAAATCCGCTTATGGCAATATTTGCATTGGCTTTGTTTACAATTCCTATACTGCAAAGCCCTGAATATCAAAATACATTATTGGTAGAAATGGGAAAACACGTTGGTGGTAAATGGGTAGCTGTTTTAATATCAATTGATGCTTTTTTAGTTTTGAGTGGAGCTGTTCTTACAAGTTTTGTAGGAGTGTCTGGATTATTAGAACGTATGACTTTAGATAGAATTTTACCTCAATTTTTCTTAAAGAAGAATAAAAAAGGGAGCTCTTACAGAATCATATTAATGTTTTTCTTTTTATCCATATCCGTATTACTTATTACCAATGGTAATGTAAAATTATTGGCTGGTGTTTATACTATTTCATTTTTATCAGTGATGGTTTTATTTGGAGTAGGTAATATTTTATTAAAAGTTAAAAGAAGTAAATTACCTAGACCAGAAAAAGCTTCTTGGCTTGCTGTTATAATTGCAATTAGCGCTGTTGGATTGGCTCTTATTGGGAATATAATTATGAAACCTAAAGATGGTTTACCAAGTAATTTAACAATCTTCCTCGACTACTTTATACCAACCATTCTTTTTATTGTTTTTATGCTAAATAGAACTGTTTTACTAACATTCTTATTAAATGTAATGCATACTATTTTTGATCCTGTTCGTAATTTTGTTTTAAAAACTGATAAAAAAATATTAAAGACCATTAACAAAATAAATTCACAAGAATTTGTATTTTTTACTAAAGGTGATAAAATATCTACGCTAAATAAAGTGATGCTTTACATCTTAAAAAATGAGCATACTAAAAAAATTAAAATTGTTATAGCTTTAGAAAAAGGACAAAAAGTACCCGAAAATTTACCACAAGAAATAGATTTTCTAGATAGAGAATATCCTGAAATAGCTATTGAATTTTTAGTTGTTGAAGGAAAATTTAGTCCAGAACTTATTAAAGAACTTTCAAAAAAGTGGGGCATTCCTATTAACTTTATGTTTATTGGGTCACCAAGTGATAAATTCCCTTATAAAATTGAAGAATTAGGAGGGGTCAGATTAATAATATAAAAAGACTTTGTCTTCCAGTCTATTTAACTTTAATTAAAATTCATGACTTTTTATCATGCTGATTTTCAAAGTATTTGTACATTTGTTAACGTTTTATTCTAAATGCATGTGTATCCAATTTTAAAACTACAACCATTTATAATTATGTTTTTGAATGATTCTATTCAACTAAATACCGTAAAAAAATCAATAAAAGAAAAGTGTTGTAAAAAGCATTTAGAGGAAGGTAAAAAAAAAATAAAAACTGCTCTAATTTATCAACTTAATGTCTTTATTTTGATACTTTTGCACTTTCTTTTTTATAAAAACAAAAATGTTAACTAGTCCTAAAATTTTATTTCGTAAATTTTTAAAATGGAGATACCAACATATTTCTAATAAACAATTTACAAACATTGCTAGTGCTGTTATAGGTTTATTAGCTGGTTTAGGGGCTGTTGTTTTAAAAAATATTACTCACTTTATACAGCGTTTATTAGAAGGTGAATTTATTAGAGATATTCATCAGGCTTTTTACTTTATATTTCCAATTATAGGATTATTAGTAGTTTTATTTGTAATTAAGTATTTGGTAAAGAAAAAGGTAGGGCATGGAATTCCTTCAACTTTATATGCTATTTCCAAACAAAAAGGAATTATGTCTAGGCATCAAATGTGGGCATCTTTAATTACAGCACCATTAACCGTTGGTTTTGGAGGTTCCGTTGGATTAGAAGGACCAACTGTAGCTACTGGAGCCGCATTAGGTTCTAATTTTGCACGATTATTTCATCTAAATCAAACTACCCGAACATTGTTAATTGGAGCTGCTGCTGCAGGAGCCATGTCATCAATTTTTAAAGCTCCTATTGCTGCCATTGTTTTTGCTGTTGAAATATTTAGTTTAGAGCTAACTTTAGCTTCAATGATTCCTTTATTACTAGCATCTATTACTGCTATTTTAACTTCTTATTTCTTTTTAGGAGATGATGTGCTACTCCATTTTCAAATACAAGATAAATTTATTTTAAATGATGTTTTGTTTTATGTTTTTTTAGGTGTTGTAACCGCTACAATTTCAATTTATTTTAGTAAAACGTATTTCGCTATAGGTAATAAGTTCAAACAATTTAAAAGCCCTTATAAAAGGCTTTTAATTGGAGGTTTTTTAATAGGTATAATGGTTTATTTTGTACCTCCTCTTTTTGGTGAAGGGTACGAAACTATCAATAATATTTTAAAGGGTAATGTTGGAAATGTTATTGTAAATAATATTTTTCAGACAGAAATAAGTAATATTTGGATTATTATATTACTGCTTATAGGGCTAATTATTTTCAAAGTAGTTGCCATGTCTTTTACATTTGGAGCAGGAGGTATAGGTGGTGTTTTTGCTCCAACTCTTTTTACAGGAAGTATTTCGGGATATGTATTTGCAGTAATTGTAAATTATAGTAGCTTCTTTAGCCACCAATTATCTTTAACCAATTTTGCTATGGTTGGCATGGCAGGTTTAATGGCTGGAGTATTACAAGCTCCATTAACAGCCATCTTTTTAATTGCAGAAATCACAGGTGGTTATGAACTTTTTGTCCCTTTAATGATTGTTGCCTCTATTTCTTTTATAATTACAAAAATATATGTTCCTCATAATATTTATGCTGCTGAACTAGCTAGAAGAGGAGAATTAATAACTCACGATAAAGATAAAAATGTTTTAATGATGTTAGATTTAGATAAACTAATTGAAACTAATTTTGTTTTATTATATCCTGAAATGACCTTAGGAGAAGTTGTAAATAATGCCGTTGTAAAATCATCACGTAATCATTTTCCTGTAGTTAATGAAGCACATGAATTTTTAGGAATACTTACATTAAATGATATTAGAACTATTATGTTTGATAAAGATTTATATGATAAAGTGAAGGTTAGAAGTTTAATGCATAGCGCATCAGATATTATTTATTATGAAAAAGATTCTGCAGAAGAAATTTTAAATAAATTTAAAATGAGTGGCGCTTGGAATTTGGTAGTTCTTAAAAACGGCAAATACTTTGGTTTTATGTCAAAATCTCGTTTACTAACGGCCTACAGAAGAAAATTAATTAATGTTACAGCCAATTTATAACTTTTATTAATTTTGCAACAACTAATAAAAACACTTTCTTTATGAAATATCTTTTAGCCTTTCTTTTAGTACTTATCTTAGGAATATTAGGCTATGGTTTTTACCTTAAAAGCATAGGAAATACCAATAGTGAACTTGTTATTGGGCTAAGTGTTACTGCAATTGCATTTATATATATGCCCTTGTTTATTTACCACAGGTATAAAAACAAAAAAATAAGCGATTTTACCTTTGAAAAATTTAAAAAAGATTTAGAAAACAGAAGTAAATAACTTTCGTTTATTTAATTTAAATTACGTTTTTCAATAAAAAAACGTTTTAAAAGGCTGGCTGATTCTTCTTCTAAAATACCTCCCAAAACCTTTGTTTTAGGATGTAAAGTTGTTTTTAAAGCCAAAAACCCTCTTTTTTTTTCAGAAGCACCATATACAATTTTCCCTATTTGAGTCCAATAACTTGCACCTGCACACATTTGACAAGGTTCTAATGTTACGTATAAAGTACACTCTTTTAAATATTTTCCCCCTAAAAAATCTGAAGCAGCTGTAAAAGCCTGCATTTCAGCATGTGCAGTAACATCATTTAGCGTTTCAGTTAAATTGTGAGCTCTTGCAATAACTTGATTATTCATAACAATAACAGCTCCAATAGGCACTTCATTTTTATCAAAGGCCAATTGTGCTTCTTGCAAAGCTCTTTTCATAAAATAAATATCATCAAAAGGGTTTATCATACTTCAAAAGTAATTTTTTTAATTCAACGTACAATTTAAATATTGTAATTTTGTAATGAATGAACCGAGCAATACAAATTTTGATACCTATAAAAATTATGAATAGTGAACACCATCTGTTACCTTTAAAAAATAAAGTTTGAACAGATGAAGCCTAATTTATTAAATCATATTAATAATCCTGAAGATTTACGAACTCTTAATCGAAATCAACTTCCTCAAGTTGCGAAAGAATTACGTAATTTTATTATTGATGTTGTTGCAACAAAAGAAGGGCATTTAGGTGCAAGCTTGGGTGTAGTTGAATTGACTATTGCTTTACATTATGTTTTTAACACTCCTGAAGATCTTTTAATTTGGGATGTTGGTCATCAAGCATACGGACATAAAATTTTAACTGAAAGACGAGAACAATTTTATACAAACAGGCAATTAGGTGGAATTGCAGGTTTTCCAAACAGAAAAGAAAGTGTTTATGATGCTTTTGGAACTGGGCACTCATCAACATCAATTTCGGCTGCGTTGGGGATGGCTATTGCTTCAAAATTAAAAGGTGATTTTAAAAAACAACATATTGCAGTTATTGGAGATGCTTCTATTGCAAGCGGAATGGCTTTTGAAGGATTAAACCATGCGGGCGTTACTGATGCTAATTTACTGATAATTTTGAATGATAATGCTATGGGAATTGACCCAAGTGTTGGTGCTTTAAAAAACTACTTCACCAATGTAAAAGCTGGTAAAAAAGTTCGGAAAAACAACATTATAGAAGCATTAAACTTTAACTATTCTGGCCCTATTGACGGGCATAATATTGATGCTATTATTAAAGAATTAGAACGATTAAAAACCATAAAAGGTCCTAAATTTTTACATATTATTACCACAAAAGGAAAAGGTTTAGAGCAAGCAGAGCAAGATCAAGTAACCTATCACGCACCCGGGAAATTTAATAAGGTTACGGGTGAACTAATTTCTAAAAACAATACACTCCAGCCTCCAAAATTTCAAGATGTTTTTGGTGAAACCATTGTTGAATTAGCCAAAAAGAATATTAAAATAGTTGGTATAACACCTGCTATGCCAACAGGAAGTTCTTTAAAAATAATGCTTGATGTGTTGCCTGAAAGAGCCTTTGATGTTGGTATTGCAGAACAACATGCAGTTACTTTAGCTGCCGGAATGGCAACTCAAGGTTTAATTCCTTTTTGTACTATTTATTCTACTTTTTTACAACGTGCTTACGACCAAATAATTCATGATGTTGCTTTGCAAAATTTACCCGTTATTTTTTGTATTGATAGAGCTGGAATAGTTGGTGAAGACGGTGCTACCCATCATGGCGTTTTTGATATTGCTTACTTACGTTGTATTCCAAACGTAGTGATTTTTGCTCCTTTGAATGAACTAGAATTACGTAATATGATGTACACCGCTCAATTAGGAATAAATTTTCCATTAGCTATTCGTTACCCAAGAGGAAGGGGAACTATTATTGATTGGAAACAACCTTTTTTAACCGTTGAAATTGGTAAAGGGGAATGTATTTCAGAAGGAAATGAAATAGCGGTTTTAAGTATTGGAACCATTGGCAATACTATTATGGAGGTGCAAAAAGAACTTCCTCTACATAAAATTGCACATTACAATATGCGTTTTGTAAAACCTTTAGACTCTCTCTTATTGCATAAAATATTTCAAAAATTTAACACTATTATTACCATTGAAGATGGAACAATTAAAGGTGGTTTTGGAAGTGCTATTTTAGAGTTTTCTCAGCAACAAAACTATATTAATAAAACAATAAAGCAACTTGGTATTCCCGATAATTTTGTGGAACATGGTAAAGTTGATGTATTATTTGATAATCTTCATTTATCAAAAGAAAAGATTAAAGAATTTTTATTGAAATTATAATAGGTATCACCCATTGTGTATGCTGAATCAAATTTTCTAATTTCAAAATAGTTCTCGATACAATTTTCTATCGAAAATCACTCGAACTAACATTCATTATTTAATAATTATCTTTTTACTTCCTTGTAACGCTTCAGAAGTTAACTTTAAAATATATACTCCAGAAGCTAAATGATTTGCGTTAATATGCTCAATATTACCTCTATCAAAACTCAATTGCTTCACAAAAACTTTTTGCCCCATAATGGTATACAATTCAATAGTTGTTTTTCCAATAAACTTACTTGACGAAATTGAAAATTCTCCTTCTGATACCGTAGGGAAAACCGAAATTCCAGTTTTTTCAAAGAAATTATCATCAATACCTAAAGCGGCATCAATTGTTACGCTAATTTGTTCATTTGGCAAAAACCCATTTGTTGCATTGGTAATATCTACTTTAAAAGAATCGGTATCATTTGTTCCACTTGAATTTACATAGGTTATTATTCCTGTATTAATATCATCTTGAGTAAATGTTTCTCCTAGTAATAAGGTAACATTGTTTAATCTTACTTCTCCTACTGTTGGTAATTCAGCTAACATATAAATCTGTTCACTTGCTGTAGAACCCGCACTGGTTGCTTCTGTTTCACTTTGTAATAACGTGTAAGTACTATTTGTACCTACAGTAATTGGAGCGTTTGTAAAGGTTGAATTTGTAGTTGTTTGATTTTGACAAATTTGAATAGACCAACTATTAATATCTCCAAAATCTCCATCATACCAATCAACTACTTTTAACGTCCAATCTCCCACAGAATTTTTCCCATTAAATCCGCTTAAAAGATTTGTTGGGATAACGGTAGCTGAAACTGCACTATTTGCACAGTCAAAAATCCCTGCAGCGGCATCATCATAGGTAACAAGAATATCATTTTCTCCATTACACTCTCTATCAAATAAAACTATTTCTGTAGCATCAGGAGCAATTATAGAAATTACTAAATCTTGAATATATGTATGAGAAATATCAATAGTTATATTTACATCACTTATGGTTAAATTATCTGTAATATTTATAATAGAAGTAGCTGGCGTACCAGCAGTATTTGCTCCTGCTCCATCAGGAATTGTAACTGAGGTAGCATTAGTAGCTAACGTACAATCGTTTTGGGTTTGAAACTTTTGTGTTGCAGAATAAGTACCTGTAACACAGTCGTTTTTTGCTCTAACTCTCCAATAATAAACTGTACCAATAGTTAGTATTGAAGTACTTGTATAGGAGTTGGTTGCAACATTTGCTGTTTCAACAATTGTAGAAAATCCTGCATCTGTAGAAATATCAATATCATAAGAGGTTGCACTTGCATCAGCATTCCAATCAAAAACAAGACTAGAAATAGCAATTCCTATGGCTTCATTTACCGGAGCTACTGTTGTTACAGTACCAATAGATGTGTCACGTACTTTTAAAATTACATCAATAGAATTTGTTTGGTTTCCGGTTCCTGTAACTGTTATTGTATAATCACCTATTGCTACGGATCCTATATCTCCAATGGTCATTGTAAAAGTACCTGCTGTACTAAGTGAAGTTGGATTAAACGTAATTGTAGCACCCGTTGGAGCGCCAGTTTGTGAAAAAGTAGTTACTGTATTATAAGAAGCATTTGCATTAAAATCAAAATCAAAAACAGCATCATTAGGTGTACAAGTAGTAATGGTGCTATTTGCTGTTGTAATTGAAAAATCAGTATCTGTAAATTTCCCTGTAAAAGTACCTCTTCCAAATGTTGTTGCCAACACACTATTATCAGAAGTACGCAAATCTAAATCTAACACTTTAACATCTTGCATTCCATTGTAAGAAGATACCCAAGTTGGAGATGCATCATTAAAATTAGCTGTTGACCATACTCCTAATTCTGTACCAACGATAACTTCGTTTGCTACTAACGGATTTTGTAAAATACATTTCACAGGCATATCGGGTAAATTACCTTCTTTATCTTGCCAAGTGGTACCACCATCAGCAGAATACCAAACACTCGTAACACCGTAATTGTGAAATGTTACAAAAATATCATTTTCTGTTGCTCCAAATTCAATAGCAGAAACACTTCCAACAAATGATCCTCCAGAAATATCGGTCCAAGTTGGCGTTCCATCTGCGTTGGTTAGTTTTAATAATTTACTGTTATCTGTACCCACAAGTAGTGTAGTGCTTGCTGTGGTGTATAGAGAAACTTTAAAAGCTGTTGGAGAACCGTCTAATAATGCATTTGTTAATTGATCCTTTATTGCACTACTACTACCCAAAGTATATCTATTTATTTGCTTTGTAGTTCCAGTAGAACCATTAGAATACATTATATTTAAATTATGGTCTAGCCCTGCAGGATTTATAAAATCTCCTTCTGTTGTTGCATTTTCTATATAATATCCAGCTCCACTATATGGTAAATCTAAATAATAATGCGTATTATACACATAAGAAACTACCATATAATTACCATCTTTATCTATGGTACTATAGGCGCCATCTCCACCAAATACACGTATGCTAGAATTTGCTCCTGCTGAAGCGCCATTAATAAACTGT contains the following coding sequences:
- the aspS gene encoding aspartate--tRNA ligase — its product is MYRTHTNGELRLTNIGEQVTLTGWVQKTRDKGFMMWVDLRDRYGITQLIFDEERTPKEMMAKAKTLGREFVIQVKGEVIERISKNKNIETGEIEILVKELTVLNKSITPPFTIEDETDGGDELRMKYRYLDIRRNPVKNNLIFRHKVAIEVRKYLSDNDFIEVETPVLIKSTPEGARDFVVPSRMNEGQFYALPQSPQTFKQLLMVGGMDKYFQIVKCFRDEDLRADRQPEFTQIDCEMAFVEQEDILNTFEGLTRHLLKEINGVEVAKFPRMTYDEAMKKYGNDKPDIRFGMEFGELNEVTQHKDFGIFNNAELVVGIAVPGGNKFTRKEIDNLIKWIKRPQVGALGMIYARCNEDGTFKSSVDKFYNQEDLAEWAKITGAKAGDLICVLSGDIDKVRTQLSALRMELAERLGLRNPKEFAPLWVVDFPLLEWDEETKRYHAMHHPFTSPKPEDMALLDTDPGKVRANAYDMVLNGNEIGGGSIRIHDKETQALMFNHLGFTPEQAKEQFGFLMNAFEYGAPPHGGLAFGLDRLVAILGGQETIRDFIAFPKNNSGRDVMIDAPSKIDDEQLKELHLKINL
- a CDS encoding APC family permease, with the protein product MGTKVHKKLNELAATAICGNDISSSVLYVSALAIAFAGQYAWITLLIVSLVLFLFRKIYGEVVGALPLNGGAYNALLNTTSKGMASFAAALTLLSYMATAVISANEAIHYLHHLIPSMPIIIATIVLLAIFASLTIGGITESAKVAIGIFLFHLSSLVILSAFIIYYLSNNGIGLFLENWHFSGNGGSISNAIFFGFAASMLGVSGFESSANFVEEQQKGVFPKTLKNMWSIVSIINPLMAIFALALFTIPILQSPEYQNTLLVEMGKHVGGKWVAVLISIDAFLVLSGAVLTSFVGVSGLLERMTLDRILPQFFLKKNKKGSSYRIILMFFFLSISVLLITNGNVKLLAGVYTISFLSVMVLFGVGNILLKVKRSKLPRPEKASWLAVIIAISAVGLALIGNIIMKPKDGLPSNLTIFLDYFIPTILFIVFMLNRTVLLTFLLNVMHTIFDPVRNFVLKTDKKILKTINKINSQEFVFFTKGDKISTLNKVMLYILKNEHTKKIKIVIALEKGQKVPENLPQEIDFLDREYPEIAIEFLVVEGKFSPELIKELSKKWGIPINFMFIGSPSDKFPYKIEELGGVRLII
- a CDS encoding chloride channel protein produces the protein MLTSPKILFRKFLKWRYQHISNKQFTNIASAVIGLLAGLGAVVLKNITHFIQRLLEGEFIRDIHQAFYFIFPIIGLLVVLFVIKYLVKKKVGHGIPSTLYAISKQKGIMSRHQMWASLITAPLTVGFGGSVGLEGPTVATGAALGSNFARLFHLNQTTRTLLIGAAAAGAMSSIFKAPIAAIVFAVEIFSLELTLASMIPLLLASITAILTSYFFLGDDVLLHFQIQDKFILNDVLFYVFLGVVTATISIYFSKTYFAIGNKFKQFKSPYKRLLIGGFLIGIMVYFVPPLFGEGYETINNILKGNVGNVIVNNIFQTEISNIWIIILLLIGLIIFKVVAMSFTFGAGGIGGVFAPTLFTGSISGYVFAVIVNYSSFFSHQLSLTNFAMVGMAGLMAGVLQAPLTAIFLIAEITGGYELFVPLMIVASISFIITKIYVPHNIYAAELARRGELITHDKDKNVLMMLDLDKLIETNFVLLYPEMTLGEVVNNAVVKSSRNHFPVVNEAHEFLGILTLNDIRTIMFDKDLYDKVKVRSLMHSASDIIYYEKDSAEEILNKFKMSGAWNLVVLKNGKYFGFMSKSRLLTAYRRKLINVTANL
- a CDS encoding nucleoside deaminase, whose amino-acid sequence is MINPFDDIYFMKRALQEAQLAFDKNEVPIGAVIVMNNQVIARAHNLTETLNDVTAHAEMQAFTAASDFLGGKYLKECTLYVTLEPCQMCAGASYWTQIGKIVYGASEKKRGFLALKTTLHPKTKVLGGILEEESASLLKRFFIEKRNLN
- the dxs gene encoding 1-deoxy-D-xylulose-5-phosphate synthase, whose product is MKPNLLNHINNPEDLRTLNRNQLPQVAKELRNFIIDVVATKEGHLGASLGVVELTIALHYVFNTPEDLLIWDVGHQAYGHKILTERREQFYTNRQLGGIAGFPNRKESVYDAFGTGHSSTSISAALGMAIASKLKGDFKKQHIAVIGDASIASGMAFEGLNHAGVTDANLLIILNDNAMGIDPSVGALKNYFTNVKAGKKVRKNNIIEALNFNYSGPIDGHNIDAIIKELERLKTIKGPKFLHIITTKGKGLEQAEQDQVTYHAPGKFNKVTGELISKNNTLQPPKFQDVFGETIVELAKKNIKIVGITPAMPTGSSLKIMLDVLPERAFDVGIAEQHAVTLAAGMATQGLIPFCTIYSTFLQRAYDQIIHDVALQNLPVIFCIDRAGIVGEDGATHHGVFDIAYLRCIPNVVIFAPLNELELRNMMYTAQLGINFPLAIRYPRGRGTIIDWKQPFLTVEIGKGECISEGNEIAVLSIGTIGNTIMEVQKELPLHKIAHYNMRFVKPLDSLLLHKIFQKFNTIITIEDGTIKGGFGSAILEFSQQQNYINKTIKQLGIPDNFVEHGKVDVLFDNLHLSKEKIKEFLLKL
- a CDS encoding proprotein convertase P-domain-containing protein, encoding MKLKLKNRLPLIIITIIITLISINYIIKFNDFNSVLTNAEKLREQHEYFLKNSPFKNTLKLTREERLKQGLPPNKYYEREWELTMNPATGKPEPYKVLALQKRLKDKFLSKRNPGDAVDNAWVDRGPNNVGGRTRVVLFDPNDSTNKRVFAGGVSGGLWVNPDITNVNSTWTLVSGVPGNMNISCITVDPNDSNTWYIGTGEQYTFGAAVGNGVYKTTDGGANWTNVPVQIAGGGNSGNLLAGIYFINDIIAWNNAGTTEVFIGVGGHLYGDSANPTNWLGLQSAGLYRTVDGGANWGRIESANMSFAYNGYTFYYIPNDLEISVNNTLWMGSITTPGTSGIGGGKVFSSTDGTTWTEAAASPLTTSDRVELAVSSSNANKLYALTEGDGTDPHIFVTTDAFATTTELAKPDDADNGISAADFTRGQAFYDLVIEVDPTDDTIVYVGGIDLFRTTQGENTSVASDWKQISRWSTNPNLNTLSCSIVHADQHAFSFRPGANNEAVIGGDGGVYYASSLSTAETNDVFTAMNTDYNVTQFYYGGYGQDAANELIVAGAQDNGSQFINGASAGANSSIRVFGGDGAYSTIDKDGNYMVVSYVYNTHYYLDLPYSGAGYYIENATTEGDFINPAGLDHNLNIMYSNGSTGTTKQINRYTLGSSSAIKDQLTNALLDGSPTAFKVSLYTTASTTLLVGTDNSKLLKLTNADGTPTWTDISGGSFVGSVSAIEFGATENDIFVTFHNYGVTSVWYSADGGTTWQDKEGNLPDMPVKCILQNPLVANEVIVGTELGVWSTANFNDASPTWVSSYNGMQDVKVLDLDLRTSDNSVLATTFGRGTFTGKFTDTDFSITTANSTITTCTPNDAVFDFDFNANASYNTVTTFSQTGAPTGATITFNPTSLSTAGTFTMTIGDIGSVAIGDYTITVTGTGNQTNSIDVILKVRDTSIGTVTTVAPVNEAIGIAISSLVFDWNADASATSYDIDISTDAGFSTIVETANVATNSYTSTSILTIGTVYYWRVRAKNDCVTGTYSATQKFQTQNDCTLATNATSVTIPDGAGANTAGTPATSIINITDNLTISDVNITIDISHTYIQDLVISIIAPDATEIVLFDRECNGENDILVTYDDAAAGIFDCANSAVSATVIPTNLLSGFNGKNSVGDWTLKVVDWYDGDFGDINSWSIQICQNQTTTNSTFTNAPITVGTNSTYTLLQSETEATSAGSTASEQIYMLAELPTVGEVRLNNVTLLLGETFTQDDINTGIITYVNSSGTNDTDSFKVDITNATNGFLPNEQISVTIDAALGIDDNFFEKTGISVFPTVSEGEFSISSSKFIGKTTIELYTIMGQKVFVKQLSFDRGNIEHINANHLASGVYILKLTSEALQGSKKIIIK